From the Carassius carassius chromosome 34, fCarCar2.1, whole genome shotgun sequence genome, the window TGATTTGAAGAAATTATACCGAGTAGCCTATTGCTGGTATTGTCTGAACCCTTAAACGGATTTCTTCTGTTTGACCGAATAAGATAAATTGCATTTATCGTTACTTTAATCTatgtttgtttttagattttggtttttgtgcttgttttgttCGAGCACTTGTTCTTGAGCAACAGTAATTGAAGTGACAGACTGTCTCTGTTAAAGAATCGATGGACCAGTTATATGATTTCAATCTCAATGTCCTCATGTCCTCGCCTGTTttcttctgaaatattgattatttacCAACAAATGGACATCTTTCCTCACCTGTCCAGCCTTTACCGGTCCCATAGGTTGTCTCGTTGAAGGTACTTCAAATTTGCTTTCACAATCGTGCACAATAATAATTACATGaattacaataaatacattttattaaaatgaaaaggcaTTTAATAACTTTCTTTACAGGTATTACTTGTTATAATAATTTCATTAGCAtgatattattagtaatatacttttatttgtatttattgttttctttttcagtgCAGTTGTCATAATTCTTTGTCGAATTCTTATTGATATGTcctttaatttttacaaatattaaatgataaagacttttaaaaataCAGGTTTCGTCAGTATTTGCCCCATCACTTACATCAACAAAAAGGTTGTTCGTTTCTACATAATGCACGAGCGGAGTAGGCTTAGTAACATGCTAAAAAACGTTCGAGTCAAGCAACTTGCAATTCTATATTTTCATGTCACTTTATTTAAGAACTTTCTGTAGTATGATCGTTACTGCGTCTATTCCCATTACAGATTATACGAATAGACCTACATAGGCCTATATGAAGCTTGAACCATGAATTCACGATAATTATATTCATTTGAATGTGCAATGTAAGGCGATCCAACATTATATAATGTACCCATATTTGTTATAGACTTATAAAAAACCTATTAGAATTGTCTGTAAGTCTACCTTATTTAGTTAAAATCAAGTTCAGTATTTCTGTAAGCACATTTCACCCTAATCGCTTTCTGACCGTGTGTTTCTCTAGAGATCCCTCAGTGTGCAAGTTGCAGTCAACACATCCTGGATAAGTTTATTTTGAAGGTGCTGGATCGACATTGGCACTCAAAATGTCTCAAGTGTGCCGACTGTCACGCGCTCCTGGCAGACAAGTGTTTCTCTCGCGCGGGGAATGTCTACTGCAAAGAAGATTTCTTCAAGTGAGTCCACGCTCTGTTTTTCAGTTAGCATTCACCTTTGCCGTTATTTCTTATAgcaatgtctatctatctatctatctatctatctatctatctatctatctatctatctatctatctatctatctatctatctatctatctatctatctgttttaaAAATCAGCTTAAATAATTCAGATAAATATTTAAGCACATAATATTGTTGATGAATGCTAAACAAGATGTGTtttatgtgaaaaaaagaaattactagTTTTTATGAATATGATTTTTTAAGAATGTGATAGATCACATGTAGAGAtcaaataaattatgcatttatttaattgtataagCAAAGGTTAAGTCATTAATGGAGCAACATTTAATGTAGGCCTATAGTTATACAGTACATCTTTGTAAATAATACGATGagagattttatttaatattgtttcaATCACTATTGGCTGCATGAATTATCAAGGAATGAAAAAGACAGAATCAGAACATGTCAAGTTGGATTGTGAGACAACAGTTTTGTCAAATCTCTTGTGCATGCTTTTTGGTGCTGTTTGGCACTAgcatgtgtgtgtcagtgtgtttaaGGAAAGGTTGCCACATAGATTCTCTGTCATGGTTAATAAAGTCCTGTGTTTCATTTTTCTCATGTCAGGTTAGGAAGCACAGTGTGCTGGAACTCGGCCACAAAGACTGCATGTTCCCAAATTCAATTCCCAGTGCTATATAATAACTCAAGAAAGCAactttgcatatttttatttttgctcttctTCCCAGTGTCTTCCTCTCCTTTCTTTCCtcttttattcttctttttttttacgattGGATTTTCCCCTTGGCTTTTAAGGAAGGAAATTAAGTTtgacttttatccaaaacaggaTCAGTAGTGGCTTTTACCAAATCATGTTTGAGAGGTTTTAATGTCACAGGCTTCAATGAGACCTAAAACGCTAGCAAGACTCAGAGTGGAGGCTAACTTTATTAGCAAGCCCGTGGGGACAAAAGGAGGCATTTTAATGTTAAGACTGTGGTGGTGCGGCTGAGGGAAGATGGTGAGGGGGATGGAGGAGGAAATGCTGGCTTTTCACAAGCGAGGGGGCGGGGGCTCACCTTCCCGTTAATGTTGCAAAAACTTCACCTTGGTTAAGTAAAAGGAGGGTTTATTTAGCAGTATTCACACTGTGATTTACAGCCTATTCTGACTCAGTGCTTTATGAGGCATTCTGTACGTGCGTTTagtggcctctctctctctctctctctctctctctctctcatgtgaatctctctctctctctctctctcctgtgaaTCTCTCTGCCTTTTCTACATTGATCAAGAGCATCTGTCAACTCCAGGGACATGACAAGCACAAACAAAGATGCCGCCTGTAGTATTCTGAGCTTTTGTAGCTTATAACAGCCTTTGCAGTTATAAAAAGATTGCTTATGACAATAGCCACAGTTAAATTCAAGATGTAATGATGCTTAAACTCTAAAATtaatttgggtaacactttacaataaggttttaaTTGTTAACAGCATTATTTAATTAACAACATTAGTTGGTTAACAACATTAGTTAAGactgaacaatacttctacagcatttagtAATCTAAACTAAAGTTTATTTCAGAATTTAATTACACAGCCCTGCGATGTGAAAAGGAATCTGctgatttgcaaaaaaatatacttaccttaattattatatatatacacaatatatatatacacacacataaaatcttatttcacaaaataacatttttcatattatatatttatgtatctgCTTTAATGTGCTTATCTAAATAACATAAGCAGTCAAATGTCAAACGTTTCATTTTTAATAgcaaaaataagtatttaaaatgtgtcatttaaCTTTCAATCTGCAAAggagtaggattttttttttcaatactccATTTAATTTCAATGAACATAAAAACGTGTTTATAAATAAGCATTTGTTCACAAAATTTGGACATAGTAAAACACCCATAAATGTAGAAAAAGTATATGTCATGTTTGTATTTTCTTCTGTCGCTGACAATAATTGTAACCTTGAAATCAGGATTAGGCATAAAAGAATGTCTGCAGAATAATTGATACATGTGAAAAATAATCATTGAACAAATGCTTGTAACCTGGCTCAAAGGAAGATAGGAATCATATCTTTGTGGCAGGTTTTGTTAGTGATTAAGGCATAATACCTGAATTTGAATCTGTATCAAACAGATGATACTGTGTCTTTATTTGTGTACCTGCAGACGTTTTGGGACAAAATGTGCATCGTGCCAGCAGGGGATTCCCCCGACGCAGGTGGTCCGGAAAGCTCAGGATTTTGTGTATCACCTTCACTGCTTCGCCTGTGTTATGTGCAGCAGGCAGCTGGCCACCGGTGATGAGTTCTACCTCATGGAGGACGGGAGGCTTGTGTGCAAGGAGGACTATGAAACAGCCAAACAAAATGGTGAGCTGTTGTCTTGAGATCTGtgtaaattagattagattagattagattcaactttattgtcactgcacatgtaaggtacaaggcaaggAAATGCAGTtatagcatctaaccagaagtgcaataagcagtaagtacagaatatacaaggtctataatatttacaataactatacagataagtattatgggcataatttacagattttaaatactataagcatgatatacaggtaggtgtactatgaacatactatacagatggattatgtaaaagtgtatgtacactataggcagaactatgaacatatgaacataatttacactagtgcaatggacagtacagtgcatagaaaatattatgcacattataatatatatttattataaatataataaatcatgCCCTCTTGAACCATCAGTTGGTTGTTCCTGTTATGCAGTACATTTTGAGCTTtgtaacattgaaaaaaaatattattagtatttatataaataaattattccggTTGCTACTGACCCATTAGAATTGTAGCTGTTTGCTGAACTGGTGATATTTAGATGCATTGTCCCAGACTCGGCCCACATCACTGGATTTTCTGTCACAATTGGAAATCATTCTGACAGCAATGTTCAGGAGTGGAGACGGTGTAATTAACTTCTTCTTTTACAATCATACAGAGACACCGAGAGATCAGAGGAGGCAACAGGATGGTAGTAAAGGAGACAAAATCATCATTAACTACAGTCTATAGGGGTCTCAGTGTCTGGGATATTAAGTCCCTCTGTGATCTCACACTGTATTTATGGAGATTTCTGTGGGCTGTTGATTGATTATATTAAGTGATGCAATGCACTTTTATAGTAGGGGCCCCAATAACTCGCACTGGCATGCCATTCTCACGAGAGATTTATTCCCTCTTCCGCCACAGTGTGACAGTTTCAGGAGAGTATCGACTGGCCATGTGTGAGCACTTCCTCTCAAAGCATCCCACAAACTCTTCTTTACTCGTACCTCATGGTAGATGAGCTCCTGACATTTTTCCTCATGCTCGAGAAATTTGCTTCACTTCAACATTGAATCAGTGtagattgaataaaaaataataataattcacttttTTTGAGTTCAGTTCAGTCCTGCTCATACTATCTGTCACCTTTATGCTTGTGTTTTTCATTACGACAGTTATTTAAGTTCATTTCGAAGTTAAaagttgtttatttaaaatattataaacttCTTataacacactttactgttttaTTGCTTTATGGATCAGCAaagatgttataaaatattttatatatgaaatatatatttttaatggaagAATCCTagaaaacaaaatgtatcatggtttccacaaaaattattatgcagcacaactgtttttaacattgataataataggaaatgtttttgagcactaAATCCAAAGGCAGACAATGGGCATCAATTACAGTTCTGTTTAGCAGCAcagaaaagacaattttaataAGTTCTTCAAATTTGTGTGTTACAGATGATTCAGAGACAGGAGCAAAACGTCCACGAACCACCATCACAGCCAAACAGCTGGAGACGCTCAAAAGTGCCTACAAGAACTCACCTAAGCCAGCACGACATGTGCGTGAGCAACTCTCCTCAGAAACAGGCCTGGACATGAGAGTGGTGCAGGTGCGGTGACTATAAGCCACAATTGAAGCTTTAAAGTGTTGATGTAGGTGAAGTGTAAAGTGTGTATGATTAAATGGCTATCTGTGTCTTTACTGAGGCTTGTCTGTCCACAGGTGTGGTTTCAAAACAGGCGAGCAAAAGAGAAACGGCTGAAGAAGGATGCTGGGCGGCACCGCTGGGGTCATTTCTACAAAAGTGTCAAACGCAATCGAGGGTCCAgtaagacagagaaagagagctcAGCCGATGATGCAGGACTCAGCGATAGTGAGCTTAGTTTCAGAGGTAAGTCTGTTTACATCTCCCACGATGCCTTGCTTTCTGTCTTCTCTCTCTTCTTTGTATTAGTTTCAggaagttttttttgttgttatttccgTTCATGCATTAATTtgccttttattttgaaaatatgtcacTTGGTGGATTGTTTGGAATATTCAAATTAAGTTTTTGTTTCTGCtacgtgttttttttaatgattatttaatttttgtcaGCCCATTTTGAGAACTCATAAAAGTCTAGAGCCACTTTCAAAGAGAGGCCATGTTTACGAGAAATGAAAGCAGCGATGCACAAACTCTATAAAAATGGTGAAGCTTTTAGTCGATTAGAGAGGAAGCTCGCAGTgcctttgttgttgttgaaagaaAAGGATCTGGTTGTGCCCCTGTGAGTACAGAAAGTAAATGACAAATGCTCATCGCGTCTCAGATATTTCCAGAAGCATGTAATCCCCTTTTTAAAATGGATATTAATGAGGTCTTTGTCATAActgtatttcttcttcttctgtgtgTAGGAGCatctatacactaccattcaaaagtttggtgtcagtaagattttctttgtttttgatcaaatttgCAATTTGCAgtcaaaattacagtttaaaataactgttttctgatttagttaattttaaaatgtaatttatttctgtgacagcACATCTActttttcagcttcattactccagtcttcagtgtcacgtgatccctcagaaatcattctaacatgcctcAAGAAACAGGCATCAATGTTATTatcataaatgttgaaaacagttatgctgcttttaatgcatccttattaaataaaagtaataatttctataaaaaaaatgaactcaccccaaacttttgaacagttatgTACACCgaggttttacaagaaaatactatttcatttTCTCTACTACAaagtttcacatttaattcaatgttactttgcatttctttgtaaataattgtgcaatttactagcaatttctgagtgaaaaattttttctacacacattttttttttttttcagtgtagttattttttgttgttgaaacaaTCTTAACACTGATTTTGTCTGCTCTCACCAACAGAAGACCAGATCCTGTCAGACCTTGGTCATGATAATGGCTTGTATGGAAGTGTCGGAGACATCACGAATGGCAACATGCTCAATGGGACCTTCTCCTTGGAGGGGGGCGGGCAGCCTTACCATGACCTGCGGGCAGGAAGTCCCTACGGCCTGCCACAGTCCCCCTCATCCATCACTTCCCTCCCAGGCCACACCCCGTTGCTCAACAACTTAGGCTTCAACATGGACAGCATCATGGGTCAGGGCACTCAGCCCAGCGTAGGTCAAGTTCTGAGAGCAATGGCTGGGGGACCCACCTCTGACCTGTCGACAGGAAGCAGCACGGGCTACCCAGACTTCCCCACCAGCCCTGCCTCGTGGCTTGATGAAATGGACCACTCCCAGTTCTGAGGGCAAAGGTCATAATGGAAATTGAAGTACTATAGACAAGAAATTTGACGATTTTATAGACATCTTTCCCAGAATTGGTGACATTTGTGTGGCAAGGCCCAAAACGGCACCTACTTTAACATGGTGGCTTGACCTTGCTGAATGGTGCGCTGATACGAGCAACCCACCGTGGAATGTTTGCGCTGTATTATAATTTTGTAAGTCATATTTTTTCATCATTCTCAAAACTGGATTGGATGATTTCCAGCATGAAATTGTGTGCAGCTGCGAATGGCGTTCATACCCCAGACCACCCTGGAAAAACAATCACAATCCACTACGTTTTTGAGAACAAGAGGGTCCATGCATGTTTCTGAATGAAGAAGAGAACCGTCCACGATGCACTTTACTGTATGTTCCTCCTCGACTGCACACGGCAGGCTGATTACGGGAAATAGAGGAGGGCACTGAACAAAGATTGATATTTAAACAAGTGGCACAAGTGTACTGTATCTTTCCTACTTACAAGGGTTTGGGATTTTAATGGTTGAAACTTTCTAAACGGCTCTACTAGAGATGGCCCTTCACATTAGGTCTGAAGAATagatacaaattatttttaataaggaTGAATCCGCAGGCACTGCTCTGAGTTGTCATAAAAATCTCTGTCAATGGTCCCTTGTTTGTTCAGTGTTTTTCCGTTAACGTCCGGCATTCTGGCTcagcaatgaaacaaaataaatagtaTAAAAGATTAAAATTGAAGTTACTATTTATTTCTGGTAATGTTAAGTATATTTGATATTGATACAGTTTTTATTACCATCAAGATACCTTTGTTTCCCATTGCCATTTGTTTCCATCATTTCCTACTCATTGCTCCATGAGCAAAAATGGATCTCATACTGTACATATGTTCGAATGTGATTTATTTTAGAGCAGATGAAAACAGTGGATTTCCATTACACATATACAAGTACTTTAATGGTCTGACCAGTTATTATCAAGCAAAACACATGAAAGGGAAACTTACactgtattttttcatatttgacACATCTAAGCAACAAATAAGAGGACTgagtgttatttattcctgttgtGGGTACCAATGTCAGTATTATAAAGAGTTGGATCATGGGAAAGAGTACAGTGAGTTGATGTAAAACTATAAAACTGGTGATCCAATTGTAAACATGAGAAAAATTAGTTGTAAACTGGTAAACCGAGTGAACATATAAGCTAACAAAGGGCAACatggaaaaaagaaaagtaaCCATTAAGAAATGTATTTCAACATGTTTTGTTGAATCTATGTTGAGTCTTAATGGGTGTAAATTTTGTAAAGTCTCAAAAAGTGTCAACAGTCTTGTTTCATGAGCACTATTTATTGCTATGGATCTTTGAAAAAAAGAGCACTGAATTTAGTCCTATATGCCTTCTGTCCAATGGTATGAATTGTGTATAGTCAAATCTTTATGGAGAAATAAAGCTGAATCGTTTTTGGGTTACTGcgatgttctttttttatttatttatttcacacgcatttaatacattttgaattcttAAGTTAAACACTTTAGCTTAGTATAACACATAATAGTAGTTTTTGTAGTAAATAGTTTATTCCCAttcaaagaaacaaatacattacACAGCCTATTGtttggaagaagaaaaaaactaatatagcCATTATAAGAAAATGTATAATCTCACAACGATGGCTTTGTGTCGAGCAACCTGTTTTAAAGTCATTAAACTCAACTCATGTTTAATTATGTCATCTAAGTTAAATCTGCCATTTGTTTGCAAAATATAAAATTGACCAAGCAGGGGTTTTAAagtgtttattatattaatacttCAGTATTTTAATACTTAACACCTTGCATATTTCAAGCAATAACATTCTTTATTGTTTTGTTAATTTGTGGTATTGTGCACGTCAACACATAGCCTACTCAGTTTGCGGTATTAATTACAAAAACTATGTTTCTATGTGTCCATACATTTTGGTTTTACAGGaacaaaagaaacatttctgcaaagcccgacacacacacacacacacacacgtggaaCTTTCATCAGTCACACATCTGTTCGTCGGTTCCACGCGCTCATCCTTCTGCTTCCATAGACTGGAGCAGATTGCTGTTTAGTCAAACCTTCCCTAATCCTCTAAATGTTACCTTATTGTAAACTGCTCTGTGAAATGAGGACAAACAGGCTGCCTGATGTTCTCCTCAGTGACCAGAAAAACACAACTGTAAGTAAAAtcccacattcagagagagagagagagagattttgttaacatttttgcGTCTTTTAATGAGTCTCAAAACCACTTCCTAAACAGTTCAAACGCACAAAGGCGGCAAAATGTGTTACCTAAAACAATACAACTGTAGTAATGTGGTTAGCGTATGTTTTCGGCCTGTGCTCAGCTGGAAAACAGAGGATACGTATCGATTGCATGGAATAAAAAGCAAaatttatggagaaaaaaaaacaaaacaaaaaagatgagCGCTTTGCAGAGAAACAAACTGATTTCACTCAGCCATTGATTGGGGCTGCCGCAGCCATTAATGCACGGCCTTTAATAGTTCAGTCTTACAAAGATAAACAGCGACACAGACAGTTGGGATAATTTACACGCCACTTACAGCACTAGTATACATATAAATCTGAGCAAATTCCTGCACTGTTGCTTTTGCTAAGATGACAAACGCAAGCGCAAATGCCATTATCATCGATCTGCGAGCTTTTATTACGAACTTCCTGAAGCCAGCGATTCACCAGCCTCCCGGGTGAGAAGGATAAATTAACATGCAAATAGTTATTCAGTCTAAATTTAATCTGGGCTGCATAGACGGGGTATTTTTCTCTTGTGTATGATGGCGTTCAATGACATCCTGTTTGGCATTTTAATTCAACAGCCATACAAAGAAAGAAAGGGTCATTTTGCAAGGACAAACGTTCACACGTTAATATTATTGTAGAGGTGTAGTGGGCAGTATTTGCATTTGATTTGATTAACCTTATCTAACTCTACTTGCATGACTGAAACTCATGTTTATTACTCAGATCTttgaaatacttgattctgattggtcaatgcaCCATCCAGTGGTTTTGCATGTTATAATATTCACTGTCATCCATAGAAACATTGTCAGAACACTTACTAGAGGCGTCccatttaactttcttatttcaTACACTACACGAGTAGCCTACATGCATATAGTGTATAAGTAAATTGGGACACAATAACTCATTGAGTGCTTCAGGgatgatgtgtttttgtaagctTGCATTTTAGCACTTCCGGTTCCATCATCTTGAAGTCAGTGGgtttttttgaatgggtttttgttTAATACATCAGTAAAACCATTGGTAACAAGTGGCTAGATGGGACTACACAGGTTGTCTGGGACATTGAATTCAGACCGAACAGAAAAACTAATCTATTCGATAGGCTGCTTTCAGAGCCTGTTTTTGAAATAAAGATTGAACAAATTTTTCCAAGTGAAGACCACGCTGAAGTCATGCAACCAT encodes:
- the LOC132114783 gene encoding LIM/homeobox protein Lhx4-like, giving the protein MKMMQSAAVLPGESTVKGLPDILGVQLQQIPQCASCSQHILDKFILKVLDRHWHSKCLKCADCHALLADKCFSRAGNVYCKEDFFKRFGTKCASCQQGIPPTQVVRKAQDFVYHLHCFACVMCSRQLATGDEFYLMEDGRLVCKEDYETAKQNDDSETGAKRPRTTITAKQLETLKSAYKNSPKPARHVREQLSSETGLDMRVVQVWFQNRRAKEKRLKKDAGRHRWGHFYKSVKRNRGSSKTEKESSADDAGLSDSELSFREDQILSDLGHDNGLYGSVGDITNGNMLNGTFSLEGGGQPYHDLRAGSPYGLPQSPSSITSLPGHTPLLNNLGFNMDSIMGQGTQPSVGQVLRAMAGGPTSDLSTGSSTGYPDFPTSPASWLDEMDHSQF